From the genome of Halobellus litoreus, one region includes:
- a CDS encoding 2-keto-4-pentenoate hydratase, giving the protein MAVPDETREELADALYDALRTKSPIGRLTAEHDLSMADAYDIQTRFIDRRLDDGAEIVGHKIGLTSDGIQEQLGVDEPDYGRLLDTMFVEGREIPGEDLIQPRIEPEIGFVMEEPLEPPVTYLDVLDATGSVLPVVEVIDSRVRDWDIRIQDTIADNASSALYVAGEQTSLANTDLSLEGVKLYKNGTLESSGVGAAVLDHPARSVAWLANTLSDLDERIESGHVVLSGSLTPAVDLAPGDVVSVEFTSIGTVNARLAEE; this is encoded by the coding sequence ATGGCAGTCCCAGACGAGACACGCGAGGAGTTGGCCGACGCGCTCTACGACGCGCTTCGAACCAAGTCGCCGATCGGCCGGCTCACCGCCGAGCACGACCTGTCGATGGCGGACGCCTACGACATTCAGACGCGCTTCATCGACCGCCGACTCGACGATGGCGCCGAGATCGTCGGCCACAAGATCGGGCTGACCAGCGACGGTATTCAGGAGCAGCTGGGTGTCGACGAACCCGACTACGGTCGACTGCTGGACACGATGTTCGTCGAGGGTCGCGAGATCCCCGGCGAGGACCTGATCCAGCCGCGGATCGAACCCGAGATCGGCTTCGTGATGGAGGAACCGCTCGAACCGCCGGTGACGTATCTGGACGTGCTCGACGCCACTGGTTCCGTACTCCCCGTCGTCGAGGTCATCGACAGCCGCGTGCGCGACTGGGACATTCGGATTCAGGACACGATCGCCGACAACGCCTCCTCGGCGCTCTACGTCGCCGGCGAGCAGACGAGTCTCGCCAACACGGACCTCTCGCTGGAAGGCGTCAAACTCTACAAGAACGGCACGCTCGAATCCTCCGGCGTCGGCGCGGCCGTCCTCGATCACCCCGCCCGGTCGGTCGCGTGGCTCGCGAACACGCTGTCGGACCTCGACGAACGGATCGAGTCCGGGCACGTCGTCCTGAGCGGTTCGCTGACGCCCGCGGTCGATCTGGCCCCGGGCGACGTCGTCTCCGTCGAGTTCACCTCGATCGGGACGGTCAACGCTCGACTCGCCGAAGAATAG
- a CDS encoding VOC family protein — protein sequence MDVIHSAIWVSDVEETLDFYVGALGLEKTNEFVGGDDARNVYVRGESETEIQFKHNPDHDLGEPSTRRFDHLAIEVDDTDGAVERLREETDTELLRGPLDSTGASARVAFITDPDGHVIELVEPREDL from the coding sequence ATGGACGTCATCCACAGCGCGATCTGGGTATCGGACGTCGAGGAAACGCTTGACTTCTACGTCGGCGCGCTCGGCCTGGAGAAGACGAACGAGTTCGTCGGCGGCGACGACGCCCGCAACGTCTACGTCCGCGGCGAGAGCGAGACGGAGATCCAGTTCAAACACAACCCGGATCACGACCTCGGGGAGCCGTCCACCCGACGATTCGACCACCTCGCTATCGAGGTCGACGACACCGACGGCGCGGTCGAGCGACTGCGAGAGGAGACCGACACCGAACTCCTGCGGGGTCCGCTCGACTCCACCGGCGCGAGCGCGCGCGTGGCGTTCATCACGGACCCCGACGGACACGTCATCGAACTGGTCGAACCGCGCGAGGACCTCTGA